In Anolis sagrei isolate rAnoSag1 chromosome 5, rAnoSag1.mat, whole genome shotgun sequence, the DNA window gctgtaaccctatgccctgttcggccttttgactgaccaggagtgcctctgtcttgtctggattcagtttcaatttgttagccctcatccagtccgatacagcggcctagcaccggttcaggacctggacagcatCCTTAGTAGCatgtggaaaggagtaacagagttggacatcatccgcgtacagatgacaccgcaccccaaaactccggatgatcttctccagcggcttcatgtagatgttaaacaacatgggggacaatatagagccctgcgggaccccacaagacaatggttgcgAGGttgagcagttgtcccccagcaacaccttctgggtacgatcctctaggaaggacctgagccactgcagaacagtgccaccaaggcctattcccacgaggcgtcccagaaggttttattacagcttgttttaagctcgctggaattttgaaTTAAAGACATATTTAATACATTGAATTAAAGACATATTTAATACAtttcccccatattttccaaaaccctgtttgtttctattttccgcttttaattttaatattgcaagttagcttatcattaatcgctttattccaaatttccctataccattcttctaattgaatttcttttttttctttccagttttttttgctattagcaatttagctgctgttatcaaattagaaaccaataatttctcctcttgtaagggaattatattatcatgcataagtaataatgctaatgttggtgtaatctcaatctctatttttattattgctcttatttctttaggTATACTTTCCCAAATATTTTGTATAGTTTTACGTgaccaccaaatgtgaaggtatATCAATATTTCCTGACAGCCTCTCCAACACTGATCTGAGTATGTTTtaatcaatctgatttaatctaatgggagttAAATATCACCTCCATACCATTTTATAgtaattttccttaattcttatagacatttttagtaatctcatactccacatctttgcccattcctgattatTCACTTTCCCCCCCAAATCTGcttcccatacttccttcaaataaatTTGTTCTTGTTCGTCcgttaataataatttatagatatcacttactgtACTTCTCTTCTTTTatctccctttgagttatcatcttttctatttttgtttttttccctacctctattatacattttccttatttcacttgaccatttacccaattTGTAGATACTTGGACCAATCTAAGTCCCTTAATTCCTCTTTTAtcctttccatatttaccattttcaaatcccagtcttttactttcattaaacctcttcctttaagttctacttcaagttcttttttcaaatttactgagaagttttctgtcattaaaactggcatgctaggagaaatacctggcattttttatatctcccccaaatctccaaattattgtttcgggctatatggccatgttctaggggcattctctcctgacgttttgcctgcatctatggcaaggttcctcagaggtagtgaggtctgttggaactaggaaaaagggtttatatatctgtggaatgaccagggtgagacaaaggactcacacaagtttgaaccaaacttggcacacagttctcccttgaccaacagaaaatattggaagggtttggtgggcagtgtcctttggttttggagttatttatttcagttacttataccccgcccttctcacccccgaggggggactcagggcggcttacaaagggaggcacaattcgatgcctatatcaaatatacatacagcacttaaacagttaacaaattaaaatcatcagtacataacaatACACTAATACAATAGTAAACTAATCCTATGCTCAGCGCTCAGAGTTCTGTAAATCCATTCCGTTTCGTCCGTTCCTGCTCATCATcaaggtctttctttagctgccagaatgtccaaatgcctggtcccacatccagatCTTCAGTTTTTCtctaaaagaaaaaagggaattcgccgatctaatctccccggggagtgagtgccacaagtgaggggccaccaccgagaagttgtagttcacctacatccagagagtactgtggactcaaacaatgatggatctggaccaaactctacacgaatactcaatatgtccaaatgtgaacactggtggagtttggggaaaatagaatcttgacatttgggagttgtagttgccgggatttgtagttcacctacaatcacagagcattctgaaccccaccaactatagaattgggccagacctcccacacagaacccccatgaccaccagagtgagccacagcaacgcgtggcaggggacggcatatatatatatatatacacacacacacacacatttatatacacacacaatatatattgtattattataatattatattattagcatagtacaatatcagtattaaatattactatattgcactataccattatattgtaaaattattagtaatattacatgtaatataattatataattataatacgaTGTGACTCAGATTTTAGAAACTTCACCTCCAAATTAGCATCTAGGACAGTTGATGGAAAGACCAAGGTGACAGTCTTGGCTGGAGGAACATACATGCCAGAGCTTCTCCATGCTTCATTTCCTATAATAACAAATAGACAGATGGAATTTGCAATATAGTGATAGGTTATAAGTATctaggctatatatatatatttgacttCTTCTTGGAGAAAGAGAATTTTCTGAAATTGCTTTAACTGAATTTTATGATAGATAGGTTATTCATTAGAGAAGAACCTTGCTAAGCATCTAAACAACAGTGGAATCCATGTGACTGTCCAAATGTTGGATCCCATGCCCTAGCATCCTTAAATCAGCATAGCCAATTATATGTaatgctgggagctatagttcaataGCTGGATGGCATTGTGATTGAtgtccctgttgtaagacatgcTGACTTCACTGCTAAGGGTATCTACCAATTGCCCCAACTCTTTGCTGTTGTATGTattagatgggccaaaactaacaaaatgaagttcaacagtgacaaatgcaagatactccactttggcagaaaaaatgaaatgcaaagatacagaatgggtgacgcctggctcgagagcagtacgtgtgaaaaagatcttggagtcctcgtggacaacaagttaaacatgagccaacaatgtgatgtggcggcaaaaaaagccaatgggattttggcctgcatcaataggagcatagtgtctagatctaaggaagtaatgctacccctctattccgctttggttagaccacatctggaatattgtgtccaattctgggcaccacaactcaagcgagatattgacaagctggaatgtgtccagaggagggcgactaaaatgatcaagggtctggagaacaagccctatgaggagcggcttagggaactgggcatgtttagcctgaagaagagaaggctgacaggagatatgatagccatgtataaatatgtgagaggaagccacagggaggagggagcaagcttgttttctgcttccttggagagtaggacgcggaacaatggcttcaaactacaagagaggagattccatctgaacatgaggaagaacttcctgactgtgagagccattcagcagtggaactctctgccccggagtgtggtggaggctccttctttggaagcttttaagcagaggctggatggccatctgtcaggggtgatttgaatgcaatattcctgcttcttggcagggaaatCAAATATCTAGTTTCACGGACTGTTGTTGGGCTATTTTTCTTTGGACAGTTTGTTCCTGTTTCTTCCTAACTAATTGGAttaccttttactgtggattgtttttattgctttggcttatattatcttcaataaactgcttgctattttaacccaTCTGTGTGGGTTAAACACACAGGGGATCCTACTCTGGAATACAACAATTGCTAACATATACTTATTGCAATGGTGGATGACTGTGGAAAGATGGAGACCATATTAGTCCTCCCAGGAGACCTCTATGAACTCATAGCACCCCTCCAAATATATCAACCTTTTGAAGTATTCTCTTACCGTTATTTGTTCCATTAATCCAGATGGTTTGGGGAGATGCTATAGGAAAGTGTTTTGTGAAATGTTGATTCAGGCTCGGGACTAAACACTGGAATTCTGGCATCGCGTTATAGAGATCCCAAGACAAGTAGAGTAAAACAGCTTTGTCTGAGTTGGAATTGATTGGATTGTTTGTATCGATGTCGGGAATCCCACAGCGCTGAACCAGTTCCAACATATGCTTGTGAACAGAGGAGAAAACAGGGGACTTGGCAGCTGGGATCTGTAGGAATGCGGCTGAATCTTGCGCCAGTTTCTTACACCACAAGGAATATGGCGGATGTAGGGGATGATTGTTCTCAACCTGTTCCTTGAAATGGGAGAGCATTTTACGAAAGTTGTAATTCAAAGATGGGTCTCCAGCCTGCCTCACTGGGTAGATGTTAGAGTTGCACGTTTCCCCAAAGATTCCTATTCCAAACTTGTTAAGGATCTTGTTTCCTGGAAAATAGGCAAAGACACTGCTGTTGGGATGGTTGTAAGTCCAATACCAAGCATGACCCCCGATGAAGAGACCACCTCCTTCAGAGACAAACTCGTGGATTTTTTCCATCTCTTCATCGCTGTATGCTGAGCAGCAGTATACACTGAGGCCTTCCTTAAGACTGGTGAGTTCGCATGGGATCATGGCCTGGAGTAACATAGAATGAAGCCCATGGAAATAGCTTCCAACAccaacttttccttcttttccagcCAAAAGCCACTGGATTGCATTGAGCAAAAATGTCTGCATTGAATCTGTGTCCAATAACCCTTCATGGGAGGCAACCACAACGCGTCCCCTCCCATAGTATGCGGCTCCAATGAACGTCTCATCAGAATCGGATACGGCAACTGGAAATGCCAAATTCCCATGGATGAGCAGGGGAGAGGGGACCTTATCGCCCATGTCAAACTGAACCACTCCGTTTAGAAGAAAATTTAAGTCTCTTTGGATGTCTAATCCAGACCTGATGAAACAAGAGATGAATCCATGAAAGTATTCACATCCCAAAAGGTGCAAAATGATTTCTCACATTGAAGGATCTAAAAGGTGGTGTCACACTGCCAgattgtagagcagtggttctcaaccttcctagtgtcgtgaccccttaacatggttccttatgttgtgatgacctccaatcataaaattattttcgttgctacttcacaactgtaatattgctactgttatgaatcataatgtaaatatctgatttgcaggatgtcctctcattcactggaccaaatttggcacagatatgcaatacacccaaatttgaacactggtgggcttggggggttgggaattgtagttgcagggatttatagttcatctataatcaaagagcattctgaactccaccaacgatggaactgaactaaacctggcacacagaactcccatgaccaacaaaaaatactggaagagtttgagtttgggagttatagttcatctacatccagagagtggactgcaacaatgatggatctggaccaaacttggcataaatactcaatatgcccaaatgtgaacactggtggaatttggggacaatagaccttgacatttgggagttgtagttgctgggatttatagttcacctacaatcaaagagcattctgaacctcaccaatgatagaattgggccaatcttcccacccagaacccccatgaccagcagaaaatactgttttctgatggtctttggtgacccctctgacaccaccttgtgaccccccccaggggtcccgacccccaggttgagaaacactgttgtagaggGATTTGGGATAAGGGATGGTGAGACAACCAGTAATTATGTCTGGTCACCTCCAGGCTTTTTTTAAGGGGTGGAAGGACGTTTCAGGTTATAATTACAACAGCAGGGCCTAACAAAATTGTCCTTCTCCTTGTTTGTAGGGTTGCAAGGGTTTTCCTTCCAGAATTTTCCAGTGACAGACTGGGGTAGATGTGGTCTCCAGACTACTATATTTACTTGGTTAaaatgcaccatcaaatgtaatgcgCACTTCAGTGTTGTAGATGCACATTACTAAAAAAGGATTTGATGTTGAATGCAATGCACCCAGTTTATTaggcttaggacctcatcacaaaggccaagcAAAGTATTGCGCTTTGCCTGGTTTTGCTGGCGGACAGAAGGGGCAGCAAGGTGAATCTGTCAACCACTTTGCCTGGTTTTGCAGGCTCCCATGTTGTAGCAGAAGCCTTTGCCAATGCTTCCACCCTGGTTGGAGGCAGAATCTCTGCCAGAAGTTGCACGATGTTGTGTGATGGCCAGCATGGGGCTCTGTCCACAAGACagtgtggaagcatcctaggatgctaaatttaCCCCGTTTGATGAGGCCCCCATATGTGAACAAGAAACCACGTACCTTTGGAAATTTCATTCAGTTCCCAATTGGCCTCATTCACAGAggttttgaaggccttgtgaatgaggccagtttatttattatttactatatttatattctgcccttctcaccctgcactcagggtggattacagtgtatatatgcatgacaaacattcaatgctatagacacacaacatatatagacagatacacagaggccatttaacagcttcatgagagtattctggccaccaggggagctgttgcttcaccatccatttgtgacactgatggagtacttcctcattctttgcatgcttgctggatatttttatgacatcgtaaattagcctcccctgaTCTgacaaggaagaaagaggaggaggtagGTGGTGGTAGTGATGGCAGTGGTTGCAATGTGCCTGTGACTCTCAGGGCGGCACCAACAAAGAACGAGTAAGAGATCAGGTAGTAGACGGCATTATGTGGGTGATTCTAATGTGCCACCAAATCTAATGCACATTTCATTTTTTGATGTAATGCAGCCAGAAAAGGTGATCATTAAAATCAAGTAAATGATCCTGGGTGAAACTGCAGTCTAACTTAAAGATAGGTCTCAACCACAGTATTTGCTTTGGTATGTCTTCCTGTGATTTCTGATCTATAGTCACTCTAAGGTATTGTGGTTTGAACAAGGGCATGGAagtccattgggtgaccttaggtAAGTCATACATTCTCAAAGTCCAAAGAATATCTGAAGAAACCTTGCAAAGAATTCTCTTTGATACAATGGCCTTTCAACCACCTCAACTTACAGAAACAAAAACTGgagacacacaataacaacactgaAATAAGACAGATAAAGAGAAATGCTTACTTAGTGATCAGGGGGACCCTTGGCATTTCCTTGGGTACAGGAAAGATCCCATTCTCTCCCACATTGGCAGTGAAATACACACCAGCCACACTGGTCACCCGGTTGCCAGGGAATTCCACCAGAACGTTCTCCTCACCATGTTGATATGACCAATGCCAGGCCTGTCCTCCGATCAGAAGCCCCCCACCTCTTTTGACAAACCGTACGAGGTCCTCCGTCTGGTCGCCATTGTACGCATCCAGGCAGTAGACCCCTAGGGAGTCTCCAAGGGACACTCCGGGATGCACTTTGACCCCATTGCTAAGGAGCATCTTGGAGAGGGCATCCATGCTTTGGTGGGCCCCCACTTGGGCTGTGGAGGATGGCTTCAGCCACTCCAGAGCATTTCTAATCAATGGCAAAAAATGGGGAAGCATCAGCATTACTTCATGGGCAAAGACCACCATGCGGCCTTCTCCGTACTGAGATGCAGCAATGAGGACTTCATCCTTCGAACTCAGAAGCAATGGAAAAGCCCGGTCTCCGGTGAGAAGGAGTTGACAAGGATTATAATCTCCTGTTACATCCAGAGACTGGATGTCTTTCACTAGAGCTGCATAAGATGTTTGGGGATCCATTGGAACAGCCCCTGATCTGAAAGAGAAGTAAGAGATATCAATAGAAGCCTACTGAATTCTGACAACTCCATGTCAACAAAATTTCCAATCAGATTAACCGTCCTGCATTTTAACATTGTCTCAGAGGCAGACTGAGATCTATCAGGTAACAGCAGATAAGGAGAAGAAACAAGTATACTCTTATTTATCCTGTTACCTTGTGCtcgtatggctgtaccaggagcttcagcttcatttcctttctattgagtgtttgcatatattccaagattccatgcatttgcagtaaggtgacttcccttggtttgcaattatagggccaatgacctgtctatcat includes these proteins:
- the LOC132775627 gene encoding TRPM8 channel-associated factor homolog, whose amino-acid sequence is MDPQTSYAALVKDIQSLDVTGDYNPCQLLLTGDRAFPLLLSSKDEVLIAASQYGEGRMVVFAHEVMLMLPHFLPLIRNALEWLKPSSTAQVGAHQSMDALSKMLLSNGVKVHPGVSLGDSLGVYCLDAYNGDQTEDLVRFVKRGGGLLIGGQAWHWSYQHGEENVLVEFPGNRVTSVAGVYFTANVGENGIFPVPKEMPRVPLITKSGLDIQRDLNFLLNGVVQFDMGDKVPSPLLIHGNLAFPVAVSDSDETFIGAAYYGRGRVVVASHEGLLDTDSMQTFLLNAIQWLLAGKEGKVGVGSYFHGLHSMLLQAMIPCELTSLKEGLSVYCCSAYSDEEMEKIHEFVSEGGGLFIGGHAWYWTYNHPNSSVFAYFPGNKILNKFGIGIFGETCNSNIYPVRQAGDPSLNYNFRKMLSHFKEQVENNHPLHPPYSLWCKKLAQDSAAFLQIPAAKSPVFSSVHKHMLELVQRCGIPDIDTNNPINSNSDKAVLLYLSWDLYNAMPEFQCLVPSLNQHFTKHFPIASPQTIWINGTNNGNEAWRSSGMYVPPAKTVTLVFPSTVLDANLEVQIGCHSDDLSKAGELQRPPVVVRRFQVKSPRVEVSSLWGGLLYIIVPEKSSMGFMYVTIEGATMAPYFKHGETSIRAWQNTIRHYPAPWAELETENIILTLPSDDACKIDDPETLLTTWAQMMNAVTELAFFPPVFPRPERIVTDVQISAGWMHSGYPVMSNVGGMEEIVDMEAFKTKGTWGPIHELGHNQQQSGWEFPPHTTEATCNLWSVYVNETVLNIPRDRAHPELQPHLRKQRIEDYLQNGAQLKDFEVFTALEPYLQLQEAFGWEPYIHIFAEYQSMSTIPDDNKSKMNLWAEAFSRRVNRNLGPFFKAWGWPIEDEISRKLAKTFPPWEEDPMKQNCHCKELKVK